The region ttacaCACACATTTTTAAGTCAACACATTACAGTAAttagttacatagtaataaccacgAGGAGAAAATGTATTTAGGAAATAAATAAGTCACCTATGCTTCCCAACTTCCCTTAGCATCGTTAACTCTAACGAGCAAGGTTGCGTGAGGTGCAGTGGAGGAGAGTGGCCCTTACTTGCTGGTCCTGTAGGTGTATTTGTAGGTGACCTCTCTGGAGATCTGCCTGGCCAGACCAAACAGCTCGTCTCTACGGGTCAGTAGCACCACGTCTCTCATACACAGCTGGGCTGCTGCTTCGTTCACCGTCAGCTGAAAGACAGAACACAGGCGATAGTAAGTCATGTTGTCAACTACAACCGTTGATACACAACTCTGTCAGTGAACTCTTCCGTTGTAACTTCTACTACTGCCAACCTACTTTTAGACGGCTGAAGCAAAGCATTTTCTTCAGGCGATTTACCTTTTGTGGTTTTCTACCCTTTTTTTGCGGAACTGAGGTTTGGCACTTTATATTGCCCTGCCACTGAGCAGACTAGCCTAGTACTGCAAAAAGGATCCCATCTCTTATCCCTACCTCATGAAGCGTTAGTTGTTTGCCGTCTCTCCTCTTCGAGTCGAAGCGTCCGTAGATGGCGCTATACTtcctgacctcctcctctctccttggaTCATCATCACTCATATCAAAGATGTGGCTAATCATCTTGGCAAGTTTCTTATTGGTCTTCAGCTGCTCTTTGACCTCCGTGGGGTCGCTCTTGGCCAGGGCCGGGGTCATCCGGTccacacactccaggacagactGCAAAGCTGCAGCGTCAAGTGCCTCCAGACCCTCGCGGGGGGACGACGGAGACCCCCGGTCGGacggagagaggctctgttcgcTGTCGTTGCTGTGACCCGACCAGAAGCGCCCCTCGCTGCCGCTCTGCAGCGGAGACCCCCCTGACACTCTGTCCCTGGCCCCATCCAGCTTTCCTGGATCCAGACATGTCGCAGCCATGATTTTGGGCACCTTGACATGGGTCTCGCCACGGGCGCTGCTGTTACCCCCTCGCTCCGCGCCGACTGGCGTGGGTGACCCCTCGGGTAACTTATAGATTGGTATACTACACACCGGTACAGATGTCAGGGGCTGATTAAACAACGTTGGATTGGTGACCCAGTCTCGCAGGGATTTCTGGAGCCTCCGGACGTGCAGGGGCTTGCTGGCCATGCCCACCAGAGCCATAATCTCTAGGAACTCCTCCTCCCCAGCCTCACAGAGCTGCTGCACGTCATCTCCTCCCTGCTGGATGAAGGCCTCGTAGTAGTACAGCAGGTTGGCCCTCTGGAGGATTCGGTAGAGCTGCAGCTCCCCCAGAGTTCTGGGCAACGCCGCCGCCATGCCTGGAAGAGAGAACACAAGACGAGATGGGCAAAAGGTTCTGCCTGACAAgagagtgttggtgtgtgtgttttggggagtgggtgtgtctttgtgtttgtgtttgtgtgcgactgactggctggctgactgactgactgagagaggaagaggcactcCCTCCACCCTGTCTGAGTTTCCTTTGTAAGTTCTGCAGTATTGGGGCTGCAGAAGGAAGAGTGGCGGTTAGCAGTTAGAGTCCTGTTAGTTGCTGATGGGACCACATGCGTAGGtggcctctatctctctcacacacataggCTCCACTCGCTTTAGCCAAGGGATTGTTAGCTACGCATTTCTTGCAAGTTAGAGGACTATGTCACAAATAATTAGATATTGCTGATTGACCTTCAGTTAGGTGAATAAAATAATTTGATTGTTTATCATCAATGTGATTTCAGAGTGTTCGCCAACAACTGCACAAACACCACCTGCTAATTCACTATCCCTCAGTTCAAGACAGGTCTGCACTTGCAGTCCTACAACTACTTGTTGTCAGAACCTCTGGGGAAAAATGCAAAGCAACCTGATAAAACTCAACCTTCCACAGAACAGAGCAAATCAAGAGGCACACAAGACATCACAGTCACACAGGAGAATCAAGACAATACCGAACATGGAATACTTGCACAAATCAATCGAGCTAAATAGAAAAGAAAAGAAATTCGTTTCGAAACACACAACGTAAAAATGTAAATTCAAAATGCAGTAACCCAGCACCAGACTAAACGTCACTCAAAACCGGTCTTGCAAGTAAATCCACATCAGGAAGACGAGTAAAAATACCAGTCTGCAATAATAGAACAGTGCTGCGACATTGTATCAAGGCTACAACTTGTTACATTATTGTCATAGCCCAATAACATCTTCCAACTATGTATTTTAATTGCTACATACCTGGTGAACGTTGGACCACGTTCGTTTCCTTTATCTAGTTGTTTCAATGTATCAACTACAGTATAGCCTGAACTGCCATAAACTGTAACTGAATAAACTGGACAAAAATCGAGATTCAAAAGACGCTCTCTAATTTCCTAATAAGCGCGCTCTCTGGCCTAAAGAGTCCTCGCGTTCTTTGACAACGTTTATCTTCCCTCCTTCGCCTCCTTGAATAGAAATAAGATTGTGTTGAACGTCTCTAGACGAGATGAATGTGAGCTGCCTGCTTGCTAccctacccccctcctcctcggCTATTGCAATTGGGATATTCCGCGGTTGCTACAGTGCTCACTCCCACGCGCCTGCGTGACGCAAATCCTGGCGTGGGCGGACAGGGGCGTGGGAGGCTTCTGCATGGAATATCAAGCACCACATCTCAGCAGTGGCAGAGGCAGGCAGCGCCGGTCAACTGGGACTGTGTGAGTTGAGAGTAGAGTAGACCCTAAAACGCCCTATAGGCTATATGACTGTACAGAAGTGAAACTGTTGACATTTCAGATAGACTAATAAGGATTGTCTCATATCATCAATGATGTAATTAAGTTATTTGATCATTTAATttctttatttacattttttttttactccttCGCCCTTTGGATAAAACACATTAGTATATGCAAATTGTTTCTATGCAAACATTTATTTGGAGTTTCTTGTCATGACACTTCAGTGTCTCCTTGTGTTTTACCCATCAGATTACTCTCAGAATTGAGGCAGTAAGTGGGAgtataggcagagagagagaagggggacttTGTCCTATGTGTGCATGGGAACCACAAACATTTCTCTAAGGacttacacacacccacacaaacctTTGGCTGGCACCAGCCCCTTGTCCTCCCTTTCCAAATATACTCTCAGACTTGTGCATTGCCCATTTCACTTTGGGCGTGGACTGTCTACAATACACATAATCAACTCACAGAGTGAGAAGTTCATTCTGTGTCCTTCACTGTCATGTGAATATAAACTCATATTTTCACATTATTATCACAAATTATAGAAAGGAGGAAGGCTTGCTCTCTCTAGAGACACAACAGAAAGCTTCCTGCTTACTGTTATATTAACTCAATCTGCTTCTGTATCAATGAGCTATTTCTGGCAAGTAGGCCATGCAGCCACAGCACACAGTACAGCCTCAGGGAGATGATGAGGCTTTGTTTTTATCCTGGAGAATAGATCTAGAATATCTAGAATCTACACACGTTGCTACTGAACAAACTCTCAGTGCACATTTCTTGTACTCATGAGAAAAGAGACTCAGAAGCACGGCACACCTACTAACTACTGTCTATATTTGCAGAGCTACTTTTTTTCAGCTGCTAATTCTTTTAATGAAAAATTATAATTATGAGTATCTTATTTACAGAGCTAGGCTACTACTTTAGCTGCtaagtttatttttttttaacaagaAGATGAATTATAAGGATAATTGAGTAGAggagtatatactgtatttcccATCCTTGTGAAGCTATGAGACCGGAGAACAGAGAAAAGAACCGACTAGCTACTATTTACAATAGTTTACTACGTTATATTTTATGAAGAAGATTAATGATGAGGATAGGTAATTGAGTCAGagtatgcgtcccaaatggcaccctattccctatatagcacactacttttgaccagaaccctatggggaataggtagccatttgggacatagacagAGTATAGGAGCAGCTGTTGTGTGGTTTTAAAGATGTGTTTTCCATACAGCCAGGCAGGGCAAGGGTAACAGGGAACAGGTAAGTTCAGCCCAGATAGTTTCCAGCAGCACACCCACTCTTTTAATCCTGTCTGTGGATGGCCTTGACCTGTCAGAGcccacgcatgcacgcacacacacacacacacacacacacacacacacacacaggattggGGGCCTTACATCAGAGACCGCAAGGCCACACACGCACGCTCCGAATACACCCGGCATTTCTGCCATGCACCCTATTACAGGGCTACATATAGGCTATATATTTTCCATTGAATACGTCCACTTTTAGAGATGAGATAACATAGATATTTTCCATTTGCCTCTAATTGTTTCATcggtactgtggtactgtatttCAGATTTACATACGTGCTCTTTTTAAAAGTGCTCTGAACATTTTCACTGTTGTACCAATTACAAACACATTTCACCGACACAAGTGTGTGCACTTGTCATCCCCTCGCCTTACCCCGTGACAACAACCTCGCACACAAGGAAGGAAGCTTCCTTGTCTCAAAATGGTTAAGATGCAGGACATGAATATAACACATCAATTAGAAGATGATCCATTCAATGTTGACAGACATGAACACGTATGGATGTGTTAACACATGATTACATTAGGAAAGTGAATAGCTTACTTTCAATATTTTGTTATTAAGTGAAAAAGAACATTTTGTCGGTGAACCCTAAGCAGTGGTGTAACGTGTAACCCAATactttgtttgtgtttctgtgttcgATGCCATGAGCATCTTATGTCTTTGTCAACGTGTGTCTGCGAGCTAAGTGTGGGTGGAAGTGTGTATGAGGGCGGCagagtgtgctgtgtgtgtgggcggaagtgtgtgtgggtgttttttgTGTGGGTGGGGATTGTCTGAAAAAAAAAGAATAGGTACTACAATCTTAGAAATTATGGGGTAGAATTACTACAAATACCTTCAGGACATTTTTAGATCAATGTTACTATGTTGATTGTGCATCTATAATGTTCATAAATGGAGCAGCTGAAAATTCAGTGAATTTTCCCAGTAAATAGCAATCTGTCTATACAAAACAGATACACCAAACTCGTACCTAATGACGAATACAGAGGCAGGCTAGGAATGATCGACCCACACTCAGGGTCCGTAGTGGGCTTCTCAGAGTCATAATGAAACGAGATTACATTTCTAAACCCTGGGGGATTACCCATGTGGGTGGGCCTACGATCACGCAGGTTCCAGAGACCCCCTTACCGCCCACCACCTAGCCCAGCTAATGTGTGTCAGATTATCTTCCAatgtactcactcactcactcactcactcactcacttatcCCCATCACGACTGGGCTGGCTCATAGGGCAGCAACAAAGGCTCTCCACTTCTGCTGGTCTTCGGCCATCTTCCCCACTGTACACCAGCTCTGATGGTGTTGGAGCTCAATCTGCTAACGCAGGGGGGGATATTTCTAACTATCGCCTCATGCAGATGCCAAGTCTAGACTCATGTGCTCTTAAATGACAGTTTAAATGTAGCATTTATTTCAGGGACATTGTATTGTATCCTCAGTCTATCAAAGATAACCCAGTTCCCTTTATAAAAACTAGTAGAAGTGATGAAACAAACTACACAAACAAGAAAAGGAGTAAAACTAATGTTGGTGTTCTCTTTGAAGCGAAAGCCAGACAATTTTGCATGATTACTGCCGTTAAGTTTTTGATCTCAACCCAACAGGCATGAAAAACAACAGCAGACGCTAGGGATTAGGATCCCCCCTACTCACACGCCCACCCGCAAAAACAAGTCCCTGACTCAATCACAAAACCTCAGCAACTTAGTCTGCCTCACATGTACTTTACAGTACTTATCATATGCACTTAAACCAAAGGGATGGGtctgtttctcgctctctttctctgcactTGATAAGAAACTGACATACTAATTATATAAGTGCAGAAATGTTTTAAGTCAAAGATCAACTGCTTAGACCTCAATGAACCTCTACAGTACTTAGGCTTAAACGGATGTGAAGTAATTTGTCTCTTCCACGCTGCTCTTGCTCCTTGTATCCTATGGCTTTGCTGCCCAACAGGGTATTGGTGGGAGTAACCATGGCTCTGAGCTCCCCTGCTGTGCCTCCTGCAGCCAAGGCTGGGGctgctgtgggctgtgggctgtacTGATCAGCCCACGGAGAGGCTGGCCCTGTGGGCGTTATGTATGGTTGTATTGACGACGGTAGAGACAAAGCCTTGCACTGTGTCACACAGGGCACTTTTTCCTCACTCTGCAGGACATCCTGGGTCATGCTTAGTAGGGCACACAGACACCGTAGCAAAACTGTTTGCAACGGAGAGCAGCGATCTGTGCTCTAATTTGACACATTCAGCTAGTAGGCCTAGACTATCGCTTTCAATCGGTTTTAAAAACGTTTTCTACCATCTTAACCCTGGTGACTGTATGAGCGCTCATGTGTAGAACTGCATCAGTTGCGTTGGAAATCAAAAAACAGGCATTCTAAATTTACTAGATGATGTCAAAAGGTCCTAGGCCTACAATATACACAAAACACATAATACAAATAAACATTTTACTTGCACAGCGCTTTTCGTTAAATAAAATAATCTCAAAACGCATGAAAAGCAAAAGGAAACAAACACCACATTTAAAattgatggtagagatggatatTGAATCTCTATTTGGCTTCGGATGAAAGGCTAGGAGTTGAGGCAGTTTGGATTGGAAAGGCAGTATAGCTTCTGCAGAGGGAGAGGGCATCGATGGTACAGCCAGAGAGAAACCAACACAGTCGGAACATTCCAATAATCAATTCACTGCCTCTCCGCTATAGCACATGTTGTACTATCCTGGAGTGTTTTTAAAAGCTCGCCTAGGCCTACACCATATCACACCTATCATTCCAATGATGATTCCAATGTTCAGCATGACTATTGTGTAGCTATTTCATCAGTGCAGCATTATCAGTGTACTGTGTAAATAAAGGATGCTGCAACATGATGCCCTACTGAACATGGCAGCTGTTTGGTCCTATCACGTTCTAGCATGTTGGAGTGTCCACACCACAGGCATAAATAGGACCATTCCATGACTCAACACTTTCAGCAAAGCCATACGTACCCACAAGGCATTGCAGCGGACTAAATGTATGCGCGAGTCcgtgtggtcaagagtaaacaaATATTATACTGGTGCTTGCCTCAATAAGATCGTTAAAGTACATGAGAATATCATAATTTTTATTAGATTTTCAAATGAACTGATTCATGGGGTACCTTCAAATGAACTGATTCATGGGGTACCTTCAAATGAACTGATTCATGGGGTACCTTCAAATGAACTGATTCATGGGGTACCTTCAAATGAACTGATTCATAGAGTGCAGCTGATGGAGAAATCTTAAGGTAAAATTTACAAATGATTAATTCCTTAGATGTAGACAACATGCTTAACAATATTGGATAAGACAGCTGCCACGGTCAGTGTTGTCTCTTGAGACTGTTGTACTGTAATAACTATTTAGAGTACACTAATCATGATAATGAATTACATTCATTTCTGTGTTCAAAACAAAGACGATTTGGGGGAAACAATAAGTCCAATTAATTCAATCTCTTTTCCAACATCAATATTAGCTTATATTTTCTGCCGAGACAAGAGATGTTGCAGATGGCATTGTGGTGTATTTTCTGAAGAAAACACCATTACTGGCCTCCCACACACTCCCATCAGCAAGcacaccctgacctcaaccttCACACAACACGCACGCTGAGGGTTAGTACTTCAATACGGTACACTACTGACACCAAGTGTCGACTCTTGGGCTTTTAAAAACATGCCGGAATACAGACAGCAAAAATATAAATGAGACATGAGATGAGATGATTCAtctacaaaatacatttttattgtaTATACACATATCATTTTATCCCAAGAGTCAAAATAATAACATGATTGTCAGAAGCTCGTGCATGAAGACACAGAGGAAATAAATACATTGCAGTCAAGAAGTCAACAATCCCTTTGGACCCTTTCGACATCAAATTCTATTTACACCATGTCATTTGACACCCGCACAGAAAGCAATCATTTGGTACTTTTTTTAGAGCACAGTCATCGATGTGGAGTACCTCTTCCCTGCTGTACATGTCGCAGGAACCAAAAGGAGACCCACGACAATGTAAGTACCTGCTCCGTCTCTAAACTCAACTCACGCCTTTAATCTACTGCCGGAAAGGGTTTGTACTAGATAGTTGACGTGAAGCCTCAAAATTACCAGGGGAAAAGGCAGGGTGCGCCACAGAGTTCCCCTGGTCCGGTAGGGGAGAGGGCTGGGATTTGGGGTGCTCTGCGGGGTGGGCCTTGCTAGATACACTGCTTGGGGAACCGTTATGGTGGTGTGGCGACTCCTGTTGCTCTGTGCTGTGTTCAGTCTCCACTGCCTGGTATTCAGAAGAGGTCTGATCATTTTGCTCCTGGCAACAGACAAGATAATAGAACATGATTGGCTGATCCATCGTGACAAAATGTTTTGGATACACTAAAGATATAACCAAACCATGCACTAAACCAAACACAGGCACCTAGGACATTTGACCACATTCACCACAGTACGTCACAAAGACAGTGTCGAATTCACCTCTACAGTGCGCACACAATCTCACCTTTCTTTAGTTCACATGAAGGCGTGGGGGGGGGGAAATCGTTCACATAGTCACTGTTAACCATACGATATAAAAACAGAAAAATAAGTCCCAttgaaataaaatatttaaaaaaaggttattaaaaaaaacaacatgaaCCGGCTTGAAATTCTTAACTTTCGAGTCGCACATCCGAGGACAAAAGTTCTCATTGAGATGTGACACGtctttaaaaaagaaaaaaaaaggacTAATCGTCCATCATCCTACCTGCAGTGGCTGTGTCTCCGAGGGTAGACTACTCTTGGCCATGCAGTACAtctctctgatctggcagacagCGAAGGCTATGGTGACCCAGGGGGATCCACTCAGCACCCAGGCTGGTCTGTTAACATCCTCCTGATCCTCCTGGTGCTTGGTCCTCTTAGCCGGGGGTCTAGGGTCAGGGCGGGGCACCATCACACCAAcctggtagttgtagtagtaattagtagtagtagtacacatCATTGTCCCACAATGGGAAATTGGTTTGCTGAAAGAAGCAGCATATGAGTACAACAATTTGGAGAGTTCTGACCTGGCTCTGCATCAAGTCTATGGTAGCGATGGGAACTGGACTGGAAGGAACAGGAATGTTCTCTGCTAGCATCCTGTCCTCTATTGAGGGGAATACACATTTAGGTTATTATTGTATAGTACACTGTGAAAAATAAGGGTGGTTTGCAGTTGTATAAATATTTTAGTTTTAGTGCAATATATGAAGCAATCCATTAAACCATTCTATACAGAACAAATTCCTCTAACAGTGCACTGATGCAGGGTCTGTAAAAGAAAAATATGAACTGAGgtgctctcccctccctcaccctttTCCTCGTTCTGTCCAGTCAGACATTGAATGAAGGAGAAGATGAGGAGTATCACCAGGGAAGCCATTCCAATCCCTCTGAACGTCTCTGCAGCTCCTGGAAAAAGAAAGATGCACTTTacagacacacaaaaaaacataaatgCTAACACCTAAGGTGTCATTtaatagggttatgaatggtttatTAGTGGATATGTAGTTTATAAATATGTAATAAACCATAACTCATTGGTTCTCAAAATCATGTTAAAATATAAAAACATGGCTGTATGGCAGGAGTTGAA is a window of Oncorhynchus masou masou isolate Uvic2021 chromosome 7, UVic_Omas_1.1, whole genome shotgun sequence DNA encoding:
- the LOC135543570 gene encoding NGFI-A-binding protein 1-like, producing MAAALPRTLGELQLYRILQRANLLYYYEAFIQQGGDDVQQLCEAGEEEFLEIMALVGMASKPLHVRRLQKSLRDWVTNPTLFNQPLTSVPVCSIPIYKLPEGSPTPVGAERGGNSSARGETHVKVPKIMAATCLDPGKLDGARDRVSGGSPLQSGSEGRFWSGHSNDSEQSLSPSDRGSPSSPREGLEALDAAALQSVLECVDRMTPALAKSDPTEVKEQLKTNKKLAKMISHIFDMSDDDPRREEEVRKYSAIYGRFDSKRRDGKQLTLHELTVNEAAAQLCMRDVVLLTRRDELFGLARQISREVTYKYTYRTSKSRCGDRDEPSPKRIKTEENLFDIQEALQAIHMRQGILREQLACAKSKGEEIVGRNLQVQLDRLLARQMEILHDAAVQERLHALDWRIPAGALKYHSEAPGTNGTSVDKSTEHQDERPMNLRVASKSVAEGELPLGKQLANELKRYHNNHNTDEAKAPATENGSSHQAANRTDRKTIKSEPEDST